GTTTTGTCCCGTTTCTTTCATACTGTGGAGGCGGATCGTTCTTATTTCGGAAAGAAGGACTACCAACAATATATGGTGGTGAAGTCTTTTGCCAAGGCCTTGGGGTTCCCTATGGAGATCGTAGGTGTGGATACGGTTCGTTCTTCCCAGGGACTCGCTTTAAGTTCTAGAAATGCGAGACTTACGGAAAAAGAGAAAGAAGAAGCGCTTCTTCTTTCTCGGGCTCTTAGGTTAGGGGAGAATCTGATCCGCCAGGGAGAAAAAGATCCTTCCGAGGTGCTTACGGTCATGCGGGACGTTTTGGATTCTTCGGCTTCGATTCGTGTGGACTATCTGGAAATATTAAACGCAGAAACATTAGAAGAATTGCAAATACTTAAAGGCGAGATACTACTCGCTGTGGCAGCCTTTTTGGGGCAGGTGCGTCTCATCGACAATCTTACGGTCGAGGTCCGCTGATCCATATGGCCAAATCTGCCTCGGCTTCCGCGGATTGGAAGAAGCTTCTTATAGACCTATTTTCCGATTCCAAGATTTCCCAATTCCGGGTCTGTTCCGTCCCCAATTCCGTATCTTCTCTTCTTGCTTCGAGTATATTTTCCTCCCGCAAGGAATCGATTCTTGTAGTAGCTCCTACGAATACGGAGGCGGAGTTTTTATACAGAGAAGCTCTTAGCTATTCGGATCCGAGCGAAATTTCCTATTTACCCGGTCAGGAAGTTTTACCCTACGAATACATGCGTTATCCCCAGGAGATGAAGCGGGAAAGGATCAAGGCGTTGGCTCGGATTCTTTCCGGAGAAAAGGTTCTCGTCTTCACCTCCGTTTCGGGATTCTTAAAGACTCTTCCCGATCCTTCCGCTTTGAAGGATAGATCTTTGCGCGTGAGCGTGGGTCAGGAAATCCAACCGGAGCATCTGATGCGGGAACTCATCCGCCTGGGTTACCATAGGGCGGATGTCTGCGAGGCCTTCGGGGAATTCAGTATGAAAGGGGGGATTCTGGACGTATTCTCCTCTTTTTCCCCCGAGCCGGTTCGTATAGATTTCTTCGGAGACGAAATCGAATCCATACGTATATTCGATCCAGAAACCCAGAGATCTCTGGAATCTTTGGAGGAAGCGTTACTCTTACCCGCCGACGAATTCGTTCTGACCGATTCGCAAAGGATAGCGTATCGTAAATTATTAACCGAAGCTGACTCTTCCCTGCATCTTCCCGAGATTCCGGACGAATCCGGGGGAACATATTTCGAGGAGCTGGTTCCTTTGATCCGGGAGAATCGAGGGCT
This sequence is a window from Leptospira wolffii serovar Khorat str. Khorat-H2. Protein-coding genes within it:
- the panC gene encoding pantoate--beta-alanine ligase, which codes for MIVSKDPNETRKIVRNWKADGNSVGFVPTMGFLHEGHADLFSRSVSENRRTVVSIFVNPAQFNDPEDYDKYPVNTEGDLEICRNVGVDLVYLPERDTVYPGGVPAVDLKVPHLMRNLDATTRPGHFEGVLLVLSRFFHTVEADRSYFGKKDYQQYMVVKSFAKALGFPMEIVGVDTVRSSQGLALSSRNARLTEKEKEEALLLSRALRLGENLIRQGEKDPSEVLTVMRDVLDSSASIRVDYLEILNAETLEELQILKGEILLAVAAFLGQVRLIDNLTVEVR